A genomic window from Glycine soja cultivar W05 chromosome 10, ASM419377v2, whole genome shotgun sequence includes:
- the LOC114369453 gene encoding soluble inorganic pyrophosphatase 4, whose product MAPPIETPTKVSSYQHSPNPRLNERILSSISRKHVAAHPWHDLEIGPEAPKIFNCVVEIGKGSKVKYELDKRTGLIMVDRILYSSVVYPHNYGFIPRTICEDGDPMDVLVIMQEPVLPGCFLRAKAIGLMPMIDQGEKDDKIIAVCADDPEYRHYNDIKDLPPHRLAEIRRFFEDYKKNENKEVAVNDFLPASAAYEAIKHSMTLYAEYVVENLRR is encoded by the exons ATGGCTCCACCAATTGAGACCCCAACCAAGGTTTCCAGCTATCAGCACTCCCCAAACCCTCGTCTTAACGAGAGGATTCTTTCATCCATTTCCAGGAAACATGTTGCTGCTCACCCGTGGCATGATCTTGAGATAG GACCTGAAGCTCCAAAGATCTTCAACTGT GTGGTTGAAATTGGGAAAGGAAGTAAGGTGAAATATGAACTTGACAAAAGAACTGGTCTTATTATG GTTGATCGTATCCTTTACTCATCGGTTGTGTATCCTCACAACTATGGGTTTATCCCACGTACTATTTGTGAGGATGGTGATCCCATGGATGTCTTGGTTATCATGCAG GAGCCAGTTCTTCCAGGTTGCTTTCTACGGGCCAAAGCTATTGGACTCATGCCTATGATTGATCAG GGTGAGAAAGATGACAAGATAATTGCTGTCTGTGCTGATGATCCTGAGTATAGGCATTACAATGATATCAAGGACCTTCCTCCTCACCGTTTAGCTGAAATTCGTCGTTTCTTTGAAGATT ACAAGAAGAATGAGAACAAGGAAGTTGCAGTGAACGACTTTCTTCCTGCTTCAGCTGCCTATGAAGCTATCAAGCATTCCAT GACCTTATATGCGGAATACGTTGTGGAGAACTTGAGGCGGTAG